From a single Endozoicomonas euniceicola genomic region:
- the truB gene encoding tRNA pseudouridine(55) synthase TruB, with amino-acid sequence MSRRRRSRGRPVDGIVVVNKEKGASSNDVLQRVKRLYGAAKAGHTGSLDPLATGVLPICLGEATKFSQFLLDSDKSYRTVVKLGARTETGDLEGEIVEERPVNVTQADVEGILEQFRGDIDQVPSMYSALKHNGEPLYKLARQGIVVDRPSRRITIRRLEMMAFNGDSITLEVDCSKGTYIRTLAEDIGAALGCLAHVIELHRVAAGPYREDRMHTLEALQAVRDGGGHQALDELLLPLDTSVSDWPQVRLGQTSSFYITQGQPVQVPQAPTSGGVRLYGQEISESGEESFRFLGVGEIDDDGRVAPKRLISNKS; translated from the coding sequence GGCCGTCCGGTCGACGGCATTGTTGTCGTAAATAAGGAAAAAGGCGCAAGCTCAAACGACGTTTTGCAGCGTGTTAAGCGTCTTTATGGAGCCGCCAAGGCCGGTCATACCGGTAGCCTTGACCCTCTGGCAACCGGTGTATTGCCTATCTGTCTGGGGGAAGCGACCAAGTTTTCCCAGTTTCTGCTGGACTCTGACAAGTCTTACCGCACGGTTGTAAAACTGGGTGCCCGCACCGAAACCGGTGACCTGGAAGGTGAGATTGTTGAAGAGCGTCCGGTGAATGTCACGCAAGCAGACGTTGAAGGCATTCTGGAACAGTTCCGTGGCGATATTGACCAGGTGCCGAGCATGTACTCAGCCCTGAAGCATAACGGTGAGCCTCTGTATAAGCTGGCTCGTCAGGGTATTGTGGTGGATCGTCCAAGTCGTCGAATCACCATTCGCCGTCTGGAAATGATGGCCTTTAACGGCGACAGCATTACCCTGGAAGTGGATTGCAGCAAGGGTACTTATATTCGGACTCTGGCAGAGGATATCGGTGCGGCCCTGGGTTGTCTGGCGCATGTTATTGAGTTGCACCGGGTAGCGGCAGGCCCTTACCGTGAAGACCGGATGCACACGCTGGAAGCTCTGCAAGCAGTGCGTGATGGTGGTGGTCATCAGGCGCTGGATGAGCTGTTGTTGCCGCTGGATACTTCTGTCAGTGACTGGCCTCAGGTTCGCCTGGGACAGACCAGTAGTTTCTATATCACCCAGGGGCAGCCGGTGCAGGTGCCTCAGGCACCGACAAGCGGCGGTGTTCGTCTTTACGGGCAGGAAATTTCTGAGTCTGGTGAAGAAAGCTTCCGCTTTTTGGGTGTGGGAGAGATTGACGACGACGGACGTGTAGCGCCTAAGAGGTTGATCAGTAACAAGTCCTGA